The Rhododendron vialii isolate Sample 1 chromosome 6a, ASM3025357v1 genome includes a window with the following:
- the LOC131331332 gene encoding zinc finger protein ZAT10-like encodes MALEALNSPTTATPPFHHENVSDLRYIESWAKGKRSKRSRSMESPPPPTEEEYLALCLIMLARGHGGANSTASISPPQPSTSSESKLVHKCTVCNKAFGSYQALGGHKASHRKLAGADDQSTTTTTTTTVTAAVNGSGRTHECSICHRCFPTGQALGGHKRRHYEGGNGNTGSVAGVTSSEGAGSTISHRGFDLDLNVPALPEFWQGFGGGEDEVESPHPAKKARFSSPT; translated from the coding sequence ATGGCGCTTGAGGCTCTGAACTCACCCACCACGGCAACGCCGCCGTTCCACCACGAGAACGTGAGCGACCTCCGCTATATTGAGTCGTGGGCCAAGGGTAAGCGATCCAAGCGTTCGCGTAGCATGGAATCCCCGCCGCCACCGACCGAAGAAGAATACCTAGCTCTCTGCCTCATCATGCTTGCTCGCGGCCACGGCGGCGCCAACTCCACCGCCTCAATCTCGCCGCCGCAGCCGTCGACTTCATCCGAATCGAAGCTCGTCCACAAGTGTACCGTATGCAACAAGGCCTTCGGCTCGTACCAAGCCCTAGGCGGGCACAAGGCCAGTCACCGGAAGCTCGCCGGAGCCGACGACCagtcaacaacaacaacaaccaccacAACAGTGACCGCCGCCGTCAACGGCAGTGGAAGGACGCACGAGTGCTCGATATGCCACAGGTGCTTCCCCACCGGCCAGGCCTTGGGAGGACACAAGCGCCGGCACTACGAAGGGGGCAACGGCAATACCGGTAGCGTCGCAGGCGTGACGTCATCTGAAGGTGCGGGGTCCACCATCAGCCACCGTGGATTCGACCTCGACCTCAACGTGCCTGCCTTGCCCGAATTCTGGCAAGGATTCGGCGGTGGCGAGGACGAGGTCGAGAGCCCTCATCCAGCGAAGAAAGCTCGTTTTTCTTCCCCAACATGA
- the LOC131331331 gene encoding adenine phosphoribosyltransferase 1: MNPLTRNLSFQISTVDIVRQSYRTQHLTNCNSVTSLHLPSSSSSSSSSSSSSSFAATLLRGRPLLYIRPQTPAAAAQRDQHRSMAAEDDRIAGIASAIRVIPDFPKPGILFQDITTLLLDPKAFKDTIDLFVERYKDKGISVVAGVEARGFIFGPPIALAIGAKFVPMRKPNKLPGDVISEEYSLEYGTDKIEMHVGAVQAGERALVIDDLIATGGTLCAAINLLERVGVNVVECACVIELPELKGRERLGDKPLFVLVSST, encoded by the exons ATGAATCCACTGACACGGAACCTCTCTTTCCAAATTTCCACCGTCGATATCGTCAGACAAAGTTATCGAACGCAACATTTGACCAATTGCAATTCAGTCACATCACTGCACTTACCTAGCTCATCGTCATcgtcatcttcatcttcatcttcatcatcttttgCTGCTACTCTTCTTCGAGGACGACCTTTACTTTACATCCGTCCTCAAACCCCTGCAGCGGCAGCGCAGAGAGATCAGCATCGATCAATGGCCGCCGAAGACGATCGCATCGCCGGGATTGCTTCCGCGATCCGGGTCATTCCCGACTTTCCCAAACCCG GGATTCTGTTTCAGGATATAACGACGTTGCTACTGGATCCCAAGGCGTTCAAGGACACGATTGATTTGTTCGTTGAGAGGTACAAGGACAAGGGCATCTCTGTTGTTGCGG GTGTTGAAGCAAGAGGTTTTATATTTGGGCCTCCCATTGCGCTAGCTATTGGAGCTAAATTTGTCCCTATGAGAAAACCCAACAAGTTGCCAG GGGATGTTATCTCAGAAGAGTACTCTTTGGAGTATGGAACCGACAAGATAGAGATGCACGTTGGGGCTGTTCAAGCAGGAGAGCGTGCCTTAGTAATTGATGATCTTATTGCAACAGGGGGTACCCTGTGTGCTGCGATCAATCTACTTG AGCGTGTAGGCGTGAATGTTGTCGAGTGTGCCTGCGTGATTGAATTGCCAGAGCTAAAG GGTCGGGAGCGGCTAGGAGACAAACCACTCTTCGTCCTTGTTAGCTCAACTTGA